One Panicum virgatum strain AP13 chromosome 3N, P.virgatum_v5, whole genome shotgun sequence DNA segment encodes these proteins:
- the LOC120665514 gene encoding uncharacterized protein At4g15545-like isoform X1 yields MEEEGEEAAPPAAVVGEDAGEAEAGEQQDFGLPAELVAVLPSDPFSQLDVARRITSIALSSRLGRLEAEAARLRALLAERDAEAEDLRERVEQLDAALAVATGRLRRVEEEKETLVRENSSLSNTVRKLNRDVAKLEVFKKTLVLSLQEDDPIDTTAPRARVATSPNFSSGPSDEDSALTSKSSQFSETASSVSEGSSQVDPDAPAPRPPRQHVFLPSYNSTPRMTPKGSPPRGGYASVSPPRRHSISITSMNMFNDKSSGNSGHYSSPFDAASQTGRTRVDGKEFFRQVRNRLSYEQFGAFLANVKELNAYRQTREDTLRKADEIFGPENKDLYTIFESLITRNVQ; encoded by the exons atggaggaggaaggggaggaggccgcgccgccggccgcggtggTGGGCGAGGAcgcgggcgaggcggaggcgggggagCAGCAGGACTTCGGGCTGCCCGCGGAGCTGGTGGCCGTGCTGCCGTCGGACCCGTTCTCGCAGCTGGACGTGGCGCGCAGGATCACCTCCATCGCGCTGTCGTCCCGCCTCGGCCGCCTCGAGGCCGAGGCGGCGCGCctgcgcgcgctgctcgccgagCGCGACGCCGAGGCCGAGGACCTCCGCGAGCGCGTCGAGCAGCTCgacgccgcgctcgccgtcgccaccggccgcctccgccgcgtcgagGAGGAGAAG GAGACGCTGGTGCGCGAGAACTCTTCACTGTCCAACACTGTCAGGAAGCTGAACAGAGACGTCGCCAAG TTGGAAGTTTTCAAGAAGACACTTGTGCTGTCGCTCCAGGAAGATGACCCCATTGAT ACTACTGCTCCCAGGGCAAGAGTTGCCACAAGTCCAAATTTCTCCTCTGGTCCATCAG ATGAAGATTCTGCACTAACTTCCAAATCGTCACAGTTCTCAGAAACTGCAAGTTCAGTTTCAGAGGGAAGTAGTCAAGTTGACCCAGATG CACCAGCACCTAGGCCACCACGTCAACATGTTTTTTTACCGTCATACAACAGCACTCCAAGGATGACTCCCAAAGGCTCACCTCCAAGGGGTGGTTATGCGTCAGTATCACCACCAAGGCGACATTCAATCTCCATTACATCAATGAATATGTTTAATGACAAGTCCTCAGGCAATTCTGGTCACTATAGCTCTCCATTTGATGCGGCAAGTCAAACAG GACGAACGAGAGTTGATGGCAAAGAATTCTTTCGTCAGGTCAG AAACCGCTTGTCTTATGAGCAATTTGGTGCATTCCTGGCTAATGTGAAGGAACTGAATGCATACAGGCAGACCAGAGAG GATACATTAAGGAAGGCGGATGAAATCTTTGGTCCAGAAAACAAGGACCTGTACACCATCTTTGAGAGTCTAATTACTCGTAACGTTCAGTAG
- the LOC120665514 gene encoding uncharacterized protein At4g15545-like isoform X2, with product MEEEGEEAAPPAAVVGEDAGEAEAGEQQDFGLPAELVAVLPSDPFSQLDVARRITSIALSSRLGRLEAEAARLRALLAERDAEAEDLRERVEQLDAALAVATGRLRRVEEEKETLVRENSSLSNTVRKLNRDVAKLEVFKKTLVLSLQEDDPIDTTAPRARVATSPNFSSGPSDEDSALTSKSSQFSETASSVSEGSSQVDPDAPRPPRQHVFLPSYNSTPRMTPKGSPPRGGYASVSPPRRHSISITSMNMFNDKSSGNSGHYSSPFDAASQTGRTRVDGKEFFRQVRNRLSYEQFGAFLANVKELNAYRQTREDTLRKADEIFGPENKDLYTIFESLITRNVQ from the exons atggaggaggaaggggaggaggccgcgccgccggccgcggtggTGGGCGAGGAcgcgggcgaggcggaggcgggggagCAGCAGGACTTCGGGCTGCCCGCGGAGCTGGTGGCCGTGCTGCCGTCGGACCCGTTCTCGCAGCTGGACGTGGCGCGCAGGATCACCTCCATCGCGCTGTCGTCCCGCCTCGGCCGCCTCGAGGCCGAGGCGGCGCGCctgcgcgcgctgctcgccgagCGCGACGCCGAGGCCGAGGACCTCCGCGAGCGCGTCGAGCAGCTCgacgccgcgctcgccgtcgccaccggccgcctccgccgcgtcgagGAGGAGAAG GAGACGCTGGTGCGCGAGAACTCTTCACTGTCCAACACTGTCAGGAAGCTGAACAGAGACGTCGCCAAG TTGGAAGTTTTCAAGAAGACACTTGTGCTGTCGCTCCAGGAAGATGACCCCATTGAT ACTACTGCTCCCAGGGCAAGAGTTGCCACAAGTCCAAATTTCTCCTCTGGTCCATCAG ATGAAGATTCTGCACTAACTTCCAAATCGTCACAGTTCTCAGAAACTGCAAGTTCAGTTTCAGAGGGAAGTAGTCAAGTTGACCCAGATG CACCTAGGCCACCACGTCAACATGTTTTTTTACCGTCATACAACAGCACTCCAAGGATGACTCCCAAAGGCTCACCTCCAAGGGGTGGTTATGCGTCAGTATCACCACCAAGGCGACATTCAATCTCCATTACATCAATGAATATGTTTAATGACAAGTCCTCAGGCAATTCTGGTCACTATAGCTCTCCATTTGATGCGGCAAGTCAAACAG GACGAACGAGAGTTGATGGCAAAGAATTCTTTCGTCAGGTCAG AAACCGCTTGTCTTATGAGCAATTTGGTGCATTCCTGGCTAATGTGAAGGAACTGAATGCATACAGGCAGACCAGAGAG GATACATTAAGGAAGGCGGATGAAATCTTTGGTCCAGAAAACAAGGACCTGTACACCATCTTTGAGAGTCTAATTACTCGTAACGTTCAGTAG
- the LOC120665513 gene encoding uncharacterized protein LOC120665513 isoform X1 produces MQEANPAARRSPLRRATTSSAAASHRSAPLARARAADGPASMVIRRRTATTAPAPAAMSAHARTGMAVLWFLAVAAASVAAAPRRLLVDTDMDTDDLLALLYILKHSRSEFDVKAITINANEWSDAGHAVNHLYDILYMMGRDDVAVGVGGDGGISGAGDVRPDVGGYLPLIDQGMSTAGGCRYRQAIPPGRGGRLDVDTNSGVRRGFLPQGPRGYRPLRQPTAQRVMADTLSAGPTTVILLGAHTNLALLLMTHPHLRRNVERAYVSGGAVRVPGNLFTASATNPAAEFNIFGDPFAAYQVLHSGVPVTLIPLDATNTIPVTEEFYAEFRRRQSTYEAQYCFQSLDEVLARHMRRTAGGGHANTGYYMWDSFAAGVALSSMRHGETGGVNEFAELEYMNITVVTSNEPYGARDGSNPFFDGRATPKFGLQEGGVHSGHVQTGIRDAFCLVPGGNRSRRCEDGYTKELSGPEAVRVYVATRAKPNADKNSSLNREFFKSFLEVLNLPKNAGRFNISTQFPHYREILYKPDFRNVSRGKPVIFDIDMSPGDFVSLIYLLKEPREVIDLKAVLVSGNGWANIASIDIVYDVLHMMGRDDVLVGLGNTTSLGNPTLGCKNSYAIPHGSGGFIDSDTLYGLARSLPRSPRRYMSENLDHPERQQPHAYDVWQSIRKQLGPGEKIAVLTSGPLTNLANISLSDIDASSVIERVYVVGGHIRDSGHDKGNVFTVPSNRYAEFNMFLDPLAAKTILESSLNITLIPLTVQRKVASFEGILAALEQHTQHTPESKFVRGLISLLQKLQRKQKLYDHMDIFLGEVLGAVYMVQGSNLEPSVKVKPASIVANTTESTDGQIFARRMSANQLKILYNLNNGIYYNHLAKSLANNKQSAVVGSFEEQKAIWSRPQKQFMANIAKDMK; encoded by the exons ATGCAGGAAGCCAACCCGGCCGCGAGGAGGAGTCCTCTCCGACGCGCAACCacctcttccgccgccgccagccaccgCTCCGCGCccctcgcgcgcgcgcgagcagcggacggtccggcctcCATGGTCATCAGGCGGAGGACAGccacgacggcgccggcgccggcggcgatgagcGCCCACGCAAGGACGGGGATGGCCGTGCTGTGGTTCCTTGCGGTAGCGGCCGCCAGtgtcgcggcggcgccgcggcggctccTGGTGGACACGGACATGGACACCGACGACCTGCTCGCGCTGCTGTACATCCTCAAGCACAGCCGCTCCGAGTTCGACGTCAAG GCCATTACCATCAACGCCAACGAGTGGAGCGACGCCGGGCACGCCGTCAACCACCTCTACGACATCCTCTACATGATGGGCCGCGACGACGTCGCCGTCggggtcggcggcgacggcgggatatccggcgccggcgacgtgcgCCCCGACGTCGGCGGCTACCTGCCACTGATCGACCAG GGAATGTCAACGGCCGGAGGCTGCCGGTACCGGCAGGCCATCCCGccggggcgcggcgggcggctggACGTCGACACCAACTCCGGCGTCCGGAGGGGCTTCCTCCCGCAGGGTCCCCGTGGGTACCGCCCGCTCCGGCAGCCCACGGCGCAGCGGGTGATGGCGGACACGCTCTCCGCCGGCCCGACAACGGTGATCCTCCTCGGCGCGCACACCAACCTCGCGCTCCTCCTCATGACGCACCCGCACCTGCGACGGAACGTGGAGCGCGCCTACGTCTCCGGCGGCGCCGTCAGGGTCCCGGGCAACCTGTtcaccgcctccgccaccaaCCCGGCCGCCGAGTTCAACATCTTCGGCGACCCCTTCGCCGCGTACCAGGTGCTCCACTCGGGCGTCCCGGTCACGTTGATCCCTCTCGACGCGACCAACACGATCCCCGTCACGGAGGAGTTCTACGCCGAGTTCCGGCGGCGCCAGAGCACGTACGAGGCGCAGTACTGCTTCCAATCGCTGGACGAGGTCCTGGCGCGGCACATGAGGCggaccgccggcggcggccatgccAACACG GGCTACTACATGTGGGactccttcgccgccggcgtggctcTCTCCAGCATGCGCCATGGCGAGACCGGCGGCGTCAATGAGTTTGCCGAGCTTGAGTACATGAACATCACCGTGGTAACCTCCAACGAACCGTACGGTGCGCGCGACGGCTCGAACCCTTTTTTCGATGGCCGAGCTACTCCGAAGTTTGGACTGCAAGAGGGTGGAGTTCACAGTGGCCATGTTCAGACTGGGATCAGAGATGCCTTCTGCCTGGTGCCAGGAGGCAACAGATCAAGAAGATGTGAG GATGGATACACTAAGGAATTGTCCGGTCCAGAAGCAGTCAGGGTGTACGTCGCAACGAGAGCGAAGCCGAACGCCGATAAAAATAGCTCACTGAATAGGGAATTTTTCAAGAGCTTTCTAGAG gTTTTAAATCTCCCGAAAAATGCAGGGCGTTTCAACATAAGTACACAGTTCCCACATTACAGAGAAATTCTCTACAAGCCAGATTTCAGGAATGTAAGCAGGGGTAAGCCAGTTATTTTTGACATCGACATGAGCCCCGGAGATTTTGTGTCCCTCATATACCTCTTGAAGGAACCTAGAGAAGTAATTGATCTAAAG GCAGTTTTGGTCAGTGGCAATGGCTGGGCTAATATCGCAAGCATCGATATCGTTTACGACGTCCTACATATGATGGGCCGCGACGATGTCCTGGTTGGTCTTGGCAATACCACTTCATTGGGCAATCCAACCCTTGGTTGCAAAAATTCCTATGCTATTCCCCATGGCAGTGGTGGATTTATTGATTCAGACACATTGTATGGATTGGCTCGGTCACTGCCAAGAAGTCCTAGAAG GTACATGTCTGAAAATTTAGATCATCCGGAACGCCAGCAGCCACATGCTTATGATGTTTGGCAGTCAATCAGGAAGCAACTTGGTCCGGGTGAGAAGATCGCGGTTCTTACCAGTGGACCTCTCACCAATCTGGCCAACATTTCACTATCTGACATCGATGCAAGCTCTGTGATAGAG AGAGTTTATGTCGTCGGCGGACACATCAGAGATAGCGGTCATGACAAGGGAAATGTATTCACGGTTCCATCGAACAGATATGCAGAGTTTAACATGTTCCTTGATCCACTGGCTGCAAAAACAATCCTGGAATCCAGTCTGAATATCACACTCATCCCTCTTACCGTGCAACGAAAGGTTGCTTCATTTGAGGGTATCCTTGCAGCTTTGGAGCAACACACGCAGCATACTCCCGAATCAAAGTTTGTCCGTGGTTTGATCTCGCTGCTACAGAAACTTCAGAGGAAACAGAAATTGTATGATCACATG GACATATTTCTGGGAGAAGTTCTTGGTGCAGTTTACATGGTCCAAGGATCTAACTTGGAACCCTCTGTGAAAGTAAAGCCAGCAAGCATTGTTGCCAACACAACCGAAAGTACAGATGGGCAAATTTTTGCCAGGAGAATGAGTGCGAACCAACTGAAAATACTTTATAATTTAAACAATGGAATATATTACAACCATCTGGCAAAATCATTGGCAAACAATAAGCAATCTGCCGTTGTTGGGAGCTTTGAAGAGCAAAAGGCAATTTGGAGCAGGCCACAAAAACAATTCATGGCAAACATAGCAAAGGATATGAAATAA
- the LOC120665513 gene encoding uncharacterized protein LOC120665513 isoform X2 has protein sequence MQEANPAARRSPLRRATTSSAAASHRSAPLARARAADGPASMVIRRRTATTAPAPAAMSAHARTGMAVLWFLAVAAASVAAAPRRLLVDTDMDTDDLLALLYILKHSRSEFDVKAITINANEWSDAGHAVNHLYDILYMMGRDDVAVGVGGDGGISGAGDVRPDVGGYLPLIDQGMSTAGGCRYRQAIPPGRGGRLDVDTNSGVRRGFLPQGPRGYRPLRQPTAQRVMADTLSAGPTTVILLGAHTNLALLLMTHPHLRRNVERAYVSGGAVRVPGNLFTASATNPAAEFNIFGDPFAAYQVLHSGVPVTLIPLDATNTIPVTEEFYAEFRRRQSTYEAQYCFQSLDEVLARHMRRTAGGGHANTGYYMWDSFAAGVALSSMRHGETGGVNEFAELEYMNITVVTSNEPYGARDGSNPFFDGRATPKFGLQEGGVHSGHVQTGIRDAFCLVPGGNRSRRCEDGYTKELSGPEAVRVYVATRAKPNADKNSSLNREFFKSFLEVLNLPKNAGRFNISTQFPHYREILYKPDFRNVSRGKPVIFDIDMSPGDFVSLIYLLKEPREVIDLKFTELF, from the exons ATGCAGGAAGCCAACCCGGCCGCGAGGAGGAGTCCTCTCCGACGCGCAACCacctcttccgccgccgccagccaccgCTCCGCGCccctcgcgcgcgcgcgagcagcggacggtccggcctcCATGGTCATCAGGCGGAGGACAGccacgacggcgccggcgccggcggcgatgagcGCCCACGCAAGGACGGGGATGGCCGTGCTGTGGTTCCTTGCGGTAGCGGCCGCCAGtgtcgcggcggcgccgcggcggctccTGGTGGACACGGACATGGACACCGACGACCTGCTCGCGCTGCTGTACATCCTCAAGCACAGCCGCTCCGAGTTCGACGTCAAG GCCATTACCATCAACGCCAACGAGTGGAGCGACGCCGGGCACGCCGTCAACCACCTCTACGACATCCTCTACATGATGGGCCGCGACGACGTCGCCGTCggggtcggcggcgacggcgggatatccggcgccggcgacgtgcgCCCCGACGTCGGCGGCTACCTGCCACTGATCGACCAG GGAATGTCAACGGCCGGAGGCTGCCGGTACCGGCAGGCCATCCCGccggggcgcggcgggcggctggACGTCGACACCAACTCCGGCGTCCGGAGGGGCTTCCTCCCGCAGGGTCCCCGTGGGTACCGCCCGCTCCGGCAGCCCACGGCGCAGCGGGTGATGGCGGACACGCTCTCCGCCGGCCCGACAACGGTGATCCTCCTCGGCGCGCACACCAACCTCGCGCTCCTCCTCATGACGCACCCGCACCTGCGACGGAACGTGGAGCGCGCCTACGTCTCCGGCGGCGCCGTCAGGGTCCCGGGCAACCTGTtcaccgcctccgccaccaaCCCGGCCGCCGAGTTCAACATCTTCGGCGACCCCTTCGCCGCGTACCAGGTGCTCCACTCGGGCGTCCCGGTCACGTTGATCCCTCTCGACGCGACCAACACGATCCCCGTCACGGAGGAGTTCTACGCCGAGTTCCGGCGGCGCCAGAGCACGTACGAGGCGCAGTACTGCTTCCAATCGCTGGACGAGGTCCTGGCGCGGCACATGAGGCggaccgccggcggcggccatgccAACACG GGCTACTACATGTGGGactccttcgccgccggcgtggctcTCTCCAGCATGCGCCATGGCGAGACCGGCGGCGTCAATGAGTTTGCCGAGCTTGAGTACATGAACATCACCGTGGTAACCTCCAACGAACCGTACGGTGCGCGCGACGGCTCGAACCCTTTTTTCGATGGCCGAGCTACTCCGAAGTTTGGACTGCAAGAGGGTGGAGTTCACAGTGGCCATGTTCAGACTGGGATCAGAGATGCCTTCTGCCTGGTGCCAGGAGGCAACAGATCAAGAAGATGTGAG GATGGATACACTAAGGAATTGTCCGGTCCAGAAGCAGTCAGGGTGTACGTCGCAACGAGAGCGAAGCCGAACGCCGATAAAAATAGCTCACTGAATAGGGAATTTTTCAAGAGCTTTCTAGAG gTTTTAAATCTCCCGAAAAATGCAGGGCGTTTCAACATAAGTACACAGTTCCCACATTACAGAGAAATTCTCTACAAGCCAGATTTCAGGAATGTAAGCAGGGGTAAGCCAGTTATTTTTGACATCGACATGAGCCCCGGAGATTTTGTGTCCCTCATATACCTCTTGAAGGAACCTAGAGAAGTAATTGATCTAAAG TTTACTGAACTGTTTTAG